A region from the Jaculus jaculus isolate mJacJac1 chromosome 18, mJacJac1.mat.Y.cur, whole genome shotgun sequence genome encodes:
- the Tmem72 gene encoding transmembrane protein 72 isoform X2, translating into MLLSVACFLHPVLVWHVTIPGSMLIITGLAYFLLSKRKKGKAAPKERCPPERYTDPSSSAVSSTGSGDTEQTYTFHGALKEGPSSLFIHMKSILKGTKKPSALHPPSTVLELTLEPPDSLAKKKQVHFEDSAVRIIPSLAEGLDHVDSDAEEETTSDTTPIIPPAQSPLLLSSLMASDLF; encoded by the exons ATGCTGCTCTCAGTAGCCTGTTTCCTCCACCCTGTCCTGGTCTGGCATGTGACCATTCCAG GCTCCATGCTCATCATCACTGGCCTGGCCTACTTCCTGCTGAGCAAAAGGAAGAAGGGCAAGGCTGCCCCCAAGGAGCGGTGCCCCCCAGAGCGGTACACGGACCCCTCCAGCAGCGCCGTGAGCTCCACGGGCTCCGGGGACACTGAGCAAACCTACACCTTCCACGGGGCCCTGAAGGAGGGGCCCAGCTCACTCTTCATTCACATGAAGAGCATCCTGAAGGGGACCAAGAAGCCCAGTGCCCTGCACCCCCCAAGCACCGTGCTGGAGCTGACGCTGGAGCCGCCCGACTCCCTGGCCAAGAAGAAGCAGGTGCACTTTGAAGACAGCGCGGTCCGGATCATCCCTTCCCTCGCGGAAGGTCTGGACCACGTGGACAGTGACGCAGAAGAAGAAACTACCTCGGACACCACGCCCATCATCCCCCCCGCCCAGTCCCCTCTCCTCTTGTCCTCACTCATGGCCTCCGACCTGTTCTGA